A region from the Palaemon carinicauda isolate YSFRI2023 chromosome 9, ASM3689809v2, whole genome shotgun sequence genome encodes:
- the LOC137646412 gene encoding uncharacterized protein, with translation MAVADAKYKFLYIPVGAEGGAGDEGTWSKFNLPEDSTLPNNDTPIAFHIIADDAFALKTTLMKPYSHTSQDHHKIHNYRLSRAHRVVENAFGILQMRFRIFSTPIESPLIIDLRFC, from the coding sequence ATGGCCGTAGCAGATGCAAAGTACAAGTTCCTGTACATCCCTGTAGGTGCTGAAGGAGGTGCTGGTGATGAAGGAACCTGGAGCAAGTTTAACCTTCCAGAGGACAGCACTCTGCCGAATAATGACACTCCAATCGCCTTCCACATAATAGCAGATGATGCCTTCGCCCTCAAGACAACGCTGATGAAACCATACTCCCACACATCTCAGGATCACCATAAGATCCACAATTACAGGTTGTCTCGCGCTCATCGTGTGGTGGAGAACGCATTCGGTATTCTGCAAATGAGATTCCGAATCTTCAGCACCCCCATAGAATCACCACTTATCATTGACTTACGATTTTGTTAA